From one Lycium ferocissimum isolate CSIRO_LF1 chromosome 7, AGI_CSIRO_Lferr_CH_V1, whole genome shotgun sequence genomic stretch:
- the LOC132065806 gene encoding GDP-mannose transporter GONST1-like isoform X1 → MNPRSSPVAASLDSPDPALERVLTEDSNNSSQGGERNLSAHQPILLDQVSGSFRREVVNRSHSMKAVNRDDEDLENGMLEKDTEKSVRSNKVVTVHNKALLSGVAYCISSCSMILVNKYVLSSYDFNAGISLMVYQNFVSVVVVSTLRFFGIICMEPLTWRLIRVWLPVNVIFVGMLITSMFSLKYINVAMVTVLKNVTNVITAVGEMYLFNKTHDNRVWTALFLMIISAITGGITDLSFHAVGYTWQIINCFLTASYSLTLRRVMDTAKQVTKSGTLDEFSMVLLNNTLSLPLGIFLILLFNEVDYLSKTPLLQLPTFWLVATFSGFLGLAISFTSMWFLHQTSATTYSLVGSLNKIPLSVAGIFLFHVSTSLENSASIFFGLLAGVFFARAKMQEKPQSRS, encoded by the exons ATGAATCCAAG AAGTTCACCCGTGGCTGCCTCTCTGGATTCTCCTGATCCAGCTTTGGAAAGGGTTCTTACAGAGGATAGTAATAACAGTAGCCAAGGCGGGGAAAGAAACTTGTCAGCTCATCAACCAATTTTGCTGGATCAGGTCTCCGGTTCTTTCAGAAGAGAAGTAGTTAACAG ATCTCATTCTATGAAGGCTGTAAATAGGGATGATGAAGATTTGGAAAATGGGATGTTGGAGAAAGATACAGAGAAGTCAGTACGCAGCAATAAAGTTGTTACAGTACACAATAAGGCCTTGCTATCTGGAGTCGCTTATTGTATTTCTTCCTGTAGCATGATATTAGTGAACAAGTATGTACTTTCTAGCTATGACTTTAATGCGGGGATATCATTGATGGTCTATCAG AATTTTGTATCAGTGGTGGTGGTTTCTACCTTGAGATTTTTTGGGATAATTTGTATGGAACCACTCACTTGGCGGCTAATCAGAGTCTGGTTGCCTGTTAATGTTATATTTGTTGGGATGCTTATAACAAGTATGTTCAG TCTAAAGTACATCAACGTTGCTATGGTCACTGTCCTGAAGAATGTCACTAATGTGATAACTGCAGTTGGTGAGATGTATTTATTCAACAAAACTCACGATAACAGAGTTTGGACTGCTCTTTTTCTGATG ATTATTTCAGCAATTACTGGAGGAATTACTGATCTTTCTTTTCATGCCGTTGGTTATACATGGCAGATTATAAATTGTTTCTTGACAGCATCATATTCT TTGACTCTTCGCAGGGTGATGGACACTGCCAAGCAAGTGACTAAATCTGGGACCCTGGATGAATTCTCCATGGTCCTGTTAAATAACACTCTTTCACTGCCTTTAGgcatttttcttatattattattcaaCGAGGTGGACTATCTTTCTAAAAC ACCACTATTACAATTGCCAACATTCTGGTTGGTGGCAACCTTTAGTGGATTTTTGGGCTTAGCTATTAGCTTCACATCCATGTGGTTTCTTCATCAAACAAGTGCCACTACTTATAG TCTTGTTGGGTCACTAAATAAGATACCTCTCTCTGTTGCTGGTATTTTCCTATTCCATGTTTCAACAAGTCTGGAGAACTCTGCCAGTATATTCTTTG GCCTCTTGGCTGGAGTGTTTTTCGCCCGAGCAAAGATGCAGGAGAAACCTCAATCTCGATCCTGA
- the LOC132065806 gene encoding GDP-mannose transporter GONST1-like isoform X2: protein MNPSSPVAASLDSPDPALERVLTEDSNNSSQGGERNLSAHQPILLDQVSGSFRREVVNRSHSMKAVNRDDEDLENGMLEKDTEKSVRSNKVVTVHNKALLSGVAYCISSCSMILVNKYVLSSYDFNAGISLMVYQNFVSVVVVSTLRFFGIICMEPLTWRLIRVWLPVNVIFVGMLITSMFSLKYINVAMVTVLKNVTNVITAVGEMYLFNKTHDNRVWTALFLMIISAITGGITDLSFHAVGYTWQIINCFLTASYSLTLRRVMDTAKQVTKSGTLDEFSMVLLNNTLSLPLGIFLILLFNEVDYLSKTPLLQLPTFWLVATFSGFLGLAISFTSMWFLHQTSATTYSLVGSLNKIPLSVAGIFLFHVSTSLENSASIFFGLLAGVFFARAKMQEKPQSRS from the exons ATGAATCCAAG TTCACCCGTGGCTGCCTCTCTGGATTCTCCTGATCCAGCTTTGGAAAGGGTTCTTACAGAGGATAGTAATAACAGTAGCCAAGGCGGGGAAAGAAACTTGTCAGCTCATCAACCAATTTTGCTGGATCAGGTCTCCGGTTCTTTCAGAAGAGAAGTAGTTAACAG ATCTCATTCTATGAAGGCTGTAAATAGGGATGATGAAGATTTGGAAAATGGGATGTTGGAGAAAGATACAGAGAAGTCAGTACGCAGCAATAAAGTTGTTACAGTACACAATAAGGCCTTGCTATCTGGAGTCGCTTATTGTATTTCTTCCTGTAGCATGATATTAGTGAACAAGTATGTACTTTCTAGCTATGACTTTAATGCGGGGATATCATTGATGGTCTATCAG AATTTTGTATCAGTGGTGGTGGTTTCTACCTTGAGATTTTTTGGGATAATTTGTATGGAACCACTCACTTGGCGGCTAATCAGAGTCTGGTTGCCTGTTAATGTTATATTTGTTGGGATGCTTATAACAAGTATGTTCAG TCTAAAGTACATCAACGTTGCTATGGTCACTGTCCTGAAGAATGTCACTAATGTGATAACTGCAGTTGGTGAGATGTATTTATTCAACAAAACTCACGATAACAGAGTTTGGACTGCTCTTTTTCTGATG ATTATTTCAGCAATTACTGGAGGAATTACTGATCTTTCTTTTCATGCCGTTGGTTATACATGGCAGATTATAAATTGTTTCTTGACAGCATCATATTCT TTGACTCTTCGCAGGGTGATGGACACTGCCAAGCAAGTGACTAAATCTGGGACCCTGGATGAATTCTCCATGGTCCTGTTAAATAACACTCTTTCACTGCCTTTAGgcatttttcttatattattattcaaCGAGGTGGACTATCTTTCTAAAAC ACCACTATTACAATTGCCAACATTCTGGTTGGTGGCAACCTTTAGTGGATTTTTGGGCTTAGCTATTAGCTTCACATCCATGTGGTTTCTTCATCAAACAAGTGCCACTACTTATAG TCTTGTTGGGTCACTAAATAAGATACCTCTCTCTGTTGCTGGTATTTTCCTATTCCATGTTTCAACAAGTCTGGAGAACTCTGCCAGTATATTCTTTG GCCTCTTGGCTGGAGTGTTTTTCGCCCGAGCAAAGATGCAGGAGAAACCTCAATCTCGATCCTGA
- the LOC132065806 gene encoding GDP-mannose transporter GONST1-like isoform X3 produces the protein MKAVNRDDEDLENGMLEKDTEKSVRSNKVVTVHNKALLSGVAYCISSCSMILVNKYVLSSYDFNAGISLMVYQNFVSVVVVSTLRFFGIICMEPLTWRLIRVWLPVNVIFVGMLITSMFSLKYINVAMVTVLKNVTNVITAVGEMYLFNKTHDNRVWTALFLMIISAITGGITDLSFHAVGYTWQIINCFLTASYSLTLRRVMDTAKQVTKSGTLDEFSMVLLNNTLSLPLGIFLILLFNEVDYLSKTPLLQLPTFWLVATFSGFLGLAISFTSMWFLHQTSATTYSLVGSLNKIPLSVAGIFLFHVSTSLENSASIFFGLLAGVFFARAKMQEKPQSRS, from the exons ATGAAGGCTGTAAATAGGGATGATGAAGATTTGGAAAATGGGATGTTGGAGAAAGATACAGAGAAGTCAGTACGCAGCAATAAAGTTGTTACAGTACACAATAAGGCCTTGCTATCTGGAGTCGCTTATTGTATTTCTTCCTGTAGCATGATATTAGTGAACAAGTATGTACTTTCTAGCTATGACTTTAATGCGGGGATATCATTGATGGTCTATCAG AATTTTGTATCAGTGGTGGTGGTTTCTACCTTGAGATTTTTTGGGATAATTTGTATGGAACCACTCACTTGGCGGCTAATCAGAGTCTGGTTGCCTGTTAATGTTATATTTGTTGGGATGCTTATAACAAGTATGTTCAG TCTAAAGTACATCAACGTTGCTATGGTCACTGTCCTGAAGAATGTCACTAATGTGATAACTGCAGTTGGTGAGATGTATTTATTCAACAAAACTCACGATAACAGAGTTTGGACTGCTCTTTTTCTGATG ATTATTTCAGCAATTACTGGAGGAATTACTGATCTTTCTTTTCATGCCGTTGGTTATACATGGCAGATTATAAATTGTTTCTTGACAGCATCATATTCT TTGACTCTTCGCAGGGTGATGGACACTGCCAAGCAAGTGACTAAATCTGGGACCCTGGATGAATTCTCCATGGTCCTGTTAAATAACACTCTTTCACTGCCTTTAGgcatttttcttatattattattcaaCGAGGTGGACTATCTTTCTAAAAC ACCACTATTACAATTGCCAACATTCTGGTTGGTGGCAACCTTTAGTGGATTTTTGGGCTTAGCTATTAGCTTCACATCCATGTGGTTTCTTCATCAAACAAGTGCCACTACTTATAG TCTTGTTGGGTCACTAAATAAGATACCTCTCTCTGTTGCTGGTATTTTCCTATTCCATGTTTCAACAAGTCTGGAGAACTCTGCCAGTATATTCTTTG GCCTCTTGGCTGGAGTGTTTTTCGCCCGAGCAAAGATGCAGGAGAAACCTCAATCTCGATCCTGA
- the LOC132065806 gene encoding GDP-mannose transporter GONST1-like isoform X4: protein MILVNKYVLSSYDFNAGISLMVYQNFVSVVVVSTLRFFGIICMEPLTWRLIRVWLPVNVIFVGMLITSMFSLKYINVAMVTVLKNVTNVITAVGEMYLFNKTHDNRVWTALFLMIISAITGGITDLSFHAVGYTWQIINCFLTASYSLTLRRVMDTAKQVTKSGTLDEFSMVLLNNTLSLPLGIFLILLFNEVDYLSKTPLLQLPTFWLVATFSGFLGLAISFTSMWFLHQTSATTYSLVGSLNKIPLSVAGIFLFHVSTSLENSASIFFGLLAGVFFARAKMQEKPQSRS, encoded by the exons ATGATATTAGTGAACAAGTATGTACTTTCTAGCTATGACTTTAATGCGGGGATATCATTGATGGTCTATCAG AATTTTGTATCAGTGGTGGTGGTTTCTACCTTGAGATTTTTTGGGATAATTTGTATGGAACCACTCACTTGGCGGCTAATCAGAGTCTGGTTGCCTGTTAATGTTATATTTGTTGGGATGCTTATAACAAGTATGTTCAG TCTAAAGTACATCAACGTTGCTATGGTCACTGTCCTGAAGAATGTCACTAATGTGATAACTGCAGTTGGTGAGATGTATTTATTCAACAAAACTCACGATAACAGAGTTTGGACTGCTCTTTTTCTGATG ATTATTTCAGCAATTACTGGAGGAATTACTGATCTTTCTTTTCATGCCGTTGGTTATACATGGCAGATTATAAATTGTTTCTTGACAGCATCATATTCT TTGACTCTTCGCAGGGTGATGGACACTGCCAAGCAAGTGACTAAATCTGGGACCCTGGATGAATTCTCCATGGTCCTGTTAAATAACACTCTTTCACTGCCTTTAGgcatttttcttatattattattcaaCGAGGTGGACTATCTTTCTAAAAC ACCACTATTACAATTGCCAACATTCTGGTTGGTGGCAACCTTTAGTGGATTTTTGGGCTTAGCTATTAGCTTCACATCCATGTGGTTTCTTCATCAAACAAGTGCCACTACTTATAG TCTTGTTGGGTCACTAAATAAGATACCTCTCTCTGTTGCTGGTATTTTCCTATTCCATGTTTCAACAAGTCTGGAGAACTCTGCCAGTATATTCTTTG GCCTCTTGGCTGGAGTGTTTTTCGCCCGAGCAAAGATGCAGGAGAAACCTCAATCTCGATCCTGA